The sequence below is a genomic window from Natrinema salifodinae.
CGTCGCCCACGCGGCGCGATCGCGCACGTTCGGCGCCGGATCCACCCTCGCGAGCGTCTCGAGACGCGGGGCGGCCGCGTCGACGCGTCCCTGGCCGAGCGCGACGCAGGCGTTCGCCCGCACGTGCGCCTGGTTGTCCTCGAGCAGCGCGACCAGCCGGTCCCGAACGGGATCGATCGCGCGCCGGCATTGGGCGGCCAGGCGAGTGACCGTGACCGCGGCGATCGCCCGCGTGTCCGGATCGGACGACGAGAGCGCCGCCTCGAGCTCCGCACAGACCGGCTCGAGCGCGGTCGGCTCGGAGCGGGCTACGTCGCCCAGACAGCCGAGCGCGTCGTAGCGCAGCGCCGCGTCGTCGTGTTCGACGAGCGCGGCAGCCTGCTCGACGAAGTCGAACGCAGGCACCGTCGCATCGGAGCCGGCCAGGCGACCGAGCGCGCGCAGGGTCAGTCGTCCGTTCGCGTCCGGATCGGCGGCCAGCGCGTCGGCGAGGACCGACGCCGCCGGTTCGACCGCTGTGGGGTGTGATCTCGAGACGCGCGCCAGGGCCCGTAGTCCCCGGCGATCGTAGCCGTCTCCGCGCGCCAGGACGACGGCGATCGACGCGGTGTGGTCGGCGACGACGTCCGGTCGGTCCGCCGCGACGGCGGCGAGACAGCGCAGCAGCGCTCGCGTGACGTCGGCCGCCCCGTCCGATTCGCTCGATTCGTCCGACCCGTCGGTGAACTCGACGGCGACGATGACGATCGTGTCGACCGACGGCGCGACGTCGGCGGGCGCTTCGGCCGCCAGGTCGGCGAGGCAGGCGGCGACCTCGTCGCGGAAGTCGATCGACGGTTGCTCGAGTAGCGCCCGGAGCTTCGGAACCGTCGGGACGGCTGCCGCCGGCGTCCCTCGGTCGTCGATCGCAGCGCGAATCCGGCGGACCGCGGTCCGTTGTGTTTTCGATTCGGTATCATCGAGTTGCGCGAGAACCGACGGTAGATCGAACTCGGTCCCGGTGGTCCCCCGACCCCGGGGCTCGACGGTCTCGCCCCCGTCCCCATCCATCGTATCTCCTGCATGTACGATAATGGGGATAAGTATTCTGGCCGGATGCGCCGCAGTACGCCGCGGTCGCTGCTACGCCTCGAACTGATTCAGAGCGGAAAGACGGGGAGACCCGACCGCGTTAGGCGAGCCACTCGTCGGGTTTCGTGTCGTAGTCGACGTCGTCGGCCGCCAGGTGCTCGACTTCCTCCCAGGGCACGTCTTCGGTGGTCACCGTCTGGCCGTTGTACCGGAGCAGCTTGCCCTGCTCTTCGGGTTCGGGCTCGCGGTTGCGCCGCTTGGCCACCTCGATGTCGTGCTCGTCGACCTCCTTGACGATCGTCAGCAGGTTCACCGGCCGGCCCCACAGCTCGAAGATGCGCTTGAGCGTCTCCTTCGCCTTGCCCAGATCGAGCATGACGCCGTTGTACTGGTGGCCCAACAGCAGTTCGTTGGCGTTGTTGTAGTTGCCGTCGTAGACCGCGATCGTCGGCTTCCCGAAGTTAGTGAACTGCAACAGGAGCTTCTTCTTGACGTCCTCGGCCTCGTCGCTGGCGACGTGGAACTGCCCGGTCGCCTGGGAGTGCTCGTAGGTGAAGTAGTTGTTCTCCGTGATGAACTCCCGGGTCAGGAATTCGTCGAGGAAGGTGACGTCGTTGTGGCTCTCCCGGACGTCGAACATCCGGTCCCAGCCGGTCGCGAAGTCGACGTCCGCGAGCGCCTCCTCGACCGAGGTGTAGCGGGCGTCGTCGAACAGGTAGCGGCCGATCCGCTCGAGTTCGTTCTGATTGACCCGCGCGAGGAACCCGCGGTTCTGCCGGCGGACCAGCGAGTAGTGGCGGCGGGCCAGGCCCTCGTAGGTCAGCACCTTCCAGGGATACTTCTCGACGTCGATCTCGCCCTCGCGGGCCGCCTCGAGGGCGTCGCGGTCGACCCACGCGTCGGGGACCTCCTCGAGCTGATCGAGCGTCTCGGGGGTAATCGTCGCGATCGCGTCCGGCGGCTCGAGTGCGTCGAGGACGTCCTCGAAGTCGACGACGTCGGTGAGATTGCGCCAGGAGACGCCCTCGACGCGCAGCA
It includes:
- a CDS encoding HEAT repeat domain-containing protein, which encodes MDGDGGETVEPRGRGTTGTEFDLPSVLAQLDDTESKTQRTAVRRIRAAIDDRGTPAAAVPTVPKLRALLEQPSIDFRDEVAACLADLAAEAPADVAPSVDTIVIVAVEFTDGSDESSESDGAADVTRALLRCLAAVAADRPDVVADHTASIAVVLARGDGYDRRGLRALARVSRSHPTAVEPAASVLADALAADPDANGRLTLRALGRLAGSDATVPAFDFVEQAAALVEHDDAALRYDALGCLGDVARSEPTALEPVCAELEAALSSSDPDTRAIAAVTVTRLAAQCRRAIDPVRDRLVALLEDNQAHVRANACVALGQGRVDAAAPRLETLARVDPAPNVRDRAAWATEQLS